In Rattus rattus isolate New Zealand chromosome 9, Rrattus_CSIRO_v1, whole genome shotgun sequence, a genomic segment contains:
- the Atp6v0c gene encoding V-type proton ATPase 16 kDa proteolipid subunit, which produces MADIKNNPEYSSFFGVMGASSAMVFSAMGAAYGTAKSGTGIAAMSVMRPELIMKSIIPVVMAGIIAIYGLVVAVLIANSLTDGITLYRSFLQLGAGLSVGLSGLAAGFAIGIVGDAGVRGTAQQPRLFVGMILILIFAEVLGLYGLIVALILSTK; this is translated from the exons ATGGCTGACATCAAGAACAACCCCGAATATTCTTCGTTTTTCGGTGTCATGGGCGCCTCGTCCGCCATGGTCTTCAGCG CCATGGGAGCTGCCTATGGCACAGCCAAGAGTGGCACTGGCATCGCAGCCATGTCGGTCATGAGGCCAGAGCTGATCATGAAGTCCATCATCCCAGTGGTTATGGCTGGGATCATCGCCATCTACGGCCTGGTGGTTGCAGTGCTTATCGCTAACTCCCTGACTGATGGCATCACCCTCTACAG gaGTTTTCTTCAACTGGGTGCTGGCCTGAGTGTGGGGCTGAGTGGCCTGGCTGCTGGCTTTGCCATTGGCATTGTCGGAGATGCTGGTGTCCGGGGCACTGCCCAGCAGCCTCGACTGTTCGTGGGCATGATCCTGATCCTCATCTTTGCGGAGGTGCTTGGCCTCTACGGTCTCATCGTGGCCCTAATCCTCTCCACAAAGTAG